A window of Cryptomeria japonica chromosome 3, Sugi_1.0, whole genome shotgun sequence contains these coding sequences:
- the LOC131063324 gene encoding disease resistance protein RUN1 isoform X2, whose protein sequence is MEDFKHYRPLSSQTLIHREKRYHIFLSFRGADVRKTLVDHLYQSLSTAGLNVFLDSERLEKGDSIGISLQRAIQSSAIHIPIFSAHYALSPWCLKELSLMWDFKSISTGTTIIPLFYNVEPSDVRYPDKKGGPYAEAFHKHYTQGRHEHHEITAWKAALFQVSSLSGWSLTETALGYEGRLVKQVVTDVLKTLNVTVLDVAKRPVGLKARTEEVIKLLKIDDSRADRLIVGIWGMGGLGKSTLAKAIYNEIHHLFEASSFASEVRATAGESTKGLRKLQQHVLQDLMKAEMKLKSADQGKMVMRNCLASIRALVILDDVSDEKQVDALVGDWYGQGSRIIITSRDKSILEAGQVDAIYHMNGLDIEESTQLFSWHAFLRACPDKGYKDMTERIVKACRGLPLSLEIIGAHLYGKRNIRYWSDALTKIENVEYEKIYQTLKISYDALPVQEKRIFLDIACFFITLKLQDGIFSSKRAYNMDFYIKFWGVLGCRAVYTSLQNLEGKSLIVIQEHKYNESEDEDQNDELGPYFCEFSMHNQIRDLGRRMVEEESWDDPAQRSRVWREEDIFNVLARKEEMSSVRGVMWKRYLELQGIDSLQAMHNLEFMLWWDLHLRTQITIFPLNLRYLVLSNCQLEECEPCLEELPYLEQLEVSGSPADELPTEMYPLVGGLSVPVQRETRCEAILFCFVLCSKENVRVPEMRVETTMLTADTNCSPFKNFKLPSYSVANDKEKNILRICVYKGATRFKFVTGDVISCSFTVPEQFAQQGSLVRHIELLYLEGEKEDMNSQNATRFLHQWKLNVS, encoded by the exons ATGGAGGATTTCAAGCATTACAGACCTCTTTCATCACAAACTCTCATACACCGCGAGAAAAGGTACCATATTTTCCTGAGCTTCAGAGGTGCCGATGTCAGAAAAACCTTGGTCGATCATCTCTACCAATCTCTCTCAACTGCAGGACTTAATGTGTTCTTAGACAGTGAACGATTGGAAAAGGGCGACAGCATTGGAATCAGTCTTCAGCGTGCCATTCAGAGCTCTGCAATCCACATACCCATATTTTCTGCTCACTATGCCCTTTCGCCATGGTGTCTCAAGGAGCTCTCGCTTATGTGGGATTTCAAGTCAATATCTACAGGCACAACAATTATCCCCTTGTTTTATAATGTGGAGCCATCGGATGTGAGATACCCTGATAAGAAAGGTGGTCCATATGCTGAGGCTTTCCATAAACATTACACTCAAGGCAGACATGAACACCATGAGATCACTGCGTGGAAAGCGGCGCTCTTCCAAGTCTCTTCTCTCTCTGGTTGGTCTCTCACTGAAACGGCTTTGGG GTACGAAGGGAGGCTTGTGAAGCAGGTGGTTACAGACGTTCTCAAGACATTGAACGTTACTGTTCTAGATGTGGCAAAACGCCCTGTGGGACTCAAAGCTCGTACGGAGGAGGTGATAAAGTTGCTCAAAATAGATGACAGTAGAGCTGATCGGTTGATTGTTGGTATTTGGGGAATGGGGGGCCTAGGAAAATCGACGTTAGCAAAGGCCATTTATAACGAGATCCATCACCTGTTCGAAGCTTCCTCTTTTGCATCTGAAGTTCGAGCCACTGCAGGGGAGTCGACAAAGGGCCTTAGAAAATTGCAGCAGCATGTCCTCCAGGATTTGATGAAAGCTGAGATGAAGTTGAAGAGCGCAGATCAAGGCAAAATGGTAATGAGGAACTGTCTGGCATCCATTAGGGCACTCGTCATTCTAGATGATGTCAGCGACGAGAAACAGGTTGATGCTCTGGTGGGGGATTGGTATGGACAAGGTAGCAGAATCATTATTACAAGTCGAGATAAAAGTATCTTGGAGGCTGGACAAGTAGATGCTATTTACCATATGAATGGCCTGGATATAGAAGAGAGCACACAGTTGTTCAGCTGGCATGCCTTTCTCAGAGCCTGCCCTGACAAGGGCTATAAAGATATGACAGAGAGAATCGTAAAAGCTTGTAGGGGTCTCCCTCTGTCCTTGGAAATTATAGGCGCGCATCTATATGGTAAAAGGAACATTAGATATTGGAGTGACGCCTTGACCAAAATTGAAAATGTTGAGTACGAAAAAATTTATCAGACCCTGAAAATCAGTTATGATGCGCTTCCTGTGCAAGAGAAGCGGATTTTCTTAGACATTGCCTGCTTTTTTATCACACTCAAGCTCCAGGATGGCATCTTCTCAAGCAAGCGGGCTTACAACATGGATTTCTATATTAAATTTTGGGGTGTTCTAGGGTGCAGGGCTGTGTACACCAGTCTTCAAAATCTTGAAGGGAAGTCACTCATAGTAATACAGGAGCATAAATACAATGAATCTGAAGACGAAGATCAAAATGATGAACTTGGTCCCTATTTTTGTGAATTCAGCATGCATAATCAAATAAGAGACTTGGGCAGAAGAATGGTTGAAGAGGAATCATGGGACGATCCAGCTCAACGTAGTAGAGTATGGCGTGAGGAGGATATATTCAATGTCTTGGCTCGCAAAGAG GAAATGTCAAGTGTTAGAGGGGTCATGTGGAAAAGATACTTGGAGCTTCAGGGCATAGATTCTCTGCAAGCCATGCATAATTTGGAATTCATGCTTTGGTGGGATTTACATCTGAGAACTCAAATAACAATATTTCCTCTGAATCTGCGATACCTTGTCCTTTCCAATTGTCAATTGGAAGAATGCGAACCATGTCTGGAG GAACTTCCTTATTTAGAGCAACTGGAGGTTTCGGGATCCCCTGCAGATGAATTACCCACAGAAATGTATCCCCTGGTAGGTGGGCTAAGCGTTCCAGTGCAAAGGGAAACAAGATGTGAAGCCATCTTattttgctttgttctatgcagcAAAGAGAATGTCCGTGTGCCAGAGATGCGCGTGGAAACGACCATGTTGACAGCAGATACTAACTGTTCAccttttaaaaattttaaacttccATCATATTCCGTCGCAAACGACAAAGAGAAAAATATCCTTCGAATATGTGTTTATAAAGGGGCAACTAGATTCAAGTTTGTTACAGGAGATGTTATCAGCTGCTCATTTACAGTACCAGAACAATTTGCACAGCAGGGGAGTTTAGTAAGGCATATTGAACTTCtctatctggaaggagagaaagaAGATATGAATTCTCAGAATGCTACCCGATTTTTGCATCAGTGGAAATTGAATGTATCTTAG
- the LOC131063324 gene encoding disease resistance protein RUN1 isoform X1 has protein sequence MEDFKHYRPLSSQTLIHREKRYHIFLSFRGADVRKTLVDHLYQSLSTAGLNVFLDSERLEKGDSIGISLQRAIQSSAIHIPIFSAHYALSPWCLKELSLMWDFKSISTGTTIIPLFYNVEPSDVRYPDKKGGPYAEAFHKHYTQGRHEHHEITAWKAALFQVSSLSGWSLTETALGYEGRLVKQVVTDVLKTLNVTVLDVAKRPVGLKARTEEVIKLLKIDDSRADRLIVGIWGMGGLGKSTLAKAIYNEIHHLFEASSFASEVRATAGESTKGLRKLQQHVLQDLMKAEMKLKSADQGKMVMRNCLASIRALVILDDVSDEKQVDALVGDWYGQGSRIIITSRDKSILEAGQVDAIYHMNGLDIEESTQLFSWHAFLRACPDKGYKDMTERIVKACRGLPLSLEIIGAHLYGKRNIRYWSDALTKIENVEYEKIYQTLKISYDALPVQEKRIFLDIACFFITLKLQDGIFSSKRAYNMDFYIKFWGVLGCRAVYTSLQNLEGKSLIVIQEHKYNESEDEDQNDELGPYFCEFSMHNQIRDLGRRMVEEESWDDPAQRSRVWREEDIFNVLARKEEMSSVRGVMWKRYLELQGIDSLQAMHNLEFMLWWDLHLRTQITIFPLNLRYLVLSNCQLEECEPCLEMPETESDSDSNGSSLFSTVLPKSIAQLKLLRYLDLSRTKQSCLPKEFGELLYLEELYLFSCCLEALPQTFGNLVNLNTLDISNNLLSKIPSSFKYLKSLAYLKAARNSELVELLCLPRGIINLNVKQCLKLEKFSIMSSMPKLDALDLSHCHSLAQISSLDLAESLKRLKLDGCKKLVDLTDLPEGLICLDISGCSQLQKFSSVTQVKRLNVMIFEENPGICKSMEPCDYDCLPSPRPHIEHFLAPKIKSLQRLCMADCDSFDINIYHLLKELPYLEQLEVSGSPADELPTEMYPLVGGLSVPVQRETRCEAILFCFVLCSKENVRVPEMRVETTMLTADTNCSPFKNFKLPSYSVANDKEKNILRICVYKGATRFKFVTGDVISCSFTVPEQFAQQGSLVRHIELLYLEGEKEDMNSQNATRFLHQWKLNVS, from the exons ATGGAGGATTTCAAGCATTACAGACCTCTTTCATCACAAACTCTCATACACCGCGAGAAAAGGTACCATATTTTCCTGAGCTTCAGAGGTGCCGATGTCAGAAAAACCTTGGTCGATCATCTCTACCAATCTCTCTCAACTGCAGGACTTAATGTGTTCTTAGACAGTGAACGATTGGAAAAGGGCGACAGCATTGGAATCAGTCTTCAGCGTGCCATTCAGAGCTCTGCAATCCACATACCCATATTTTCTGCTCACTATGCCCTTTCGCCATGGTGTCTCAAGGAGCTCTCGCTTATGTGGGATTTCAAGTCAATATCTACAGGCACAACAATTATCCCCTTGTTTTATAATGTGGAGCCATCGGATGTGAGATACCCTGATAAGAAAGGTGGTCCATATGCTGAGGCTTTCCATAAACATTACACTCAAGGCAGACATGAACACCATGAGATCACTGCGTGGAAAGCGGCGCTCTTCCAAGTCTCTTCTCTCTCTGGTTGGTCTCTCACTGAAACGGCTTTGGG GTACGAAGGGAGGCTTGTGAAGCAGGTGGTTACAGACGTTCTCAAGACATTGAACGTTACTGTTCTAGATGTGGCAAAACGCCCTGTGGGACTCAAAGCTCGTACGGAGGAGGTGATAAAGTTGCTCAAAATAGATGACAGTAGAGCTGATCGGTTGATTGTTGGTATTTGGGGAATGGGGGGCCTAGGAAAATCGACGTTAGCAAAGGCCATTTATAACGAGATCCATCACCTGTTCGAAGCTTCCTCTTTTGCATCTGAAGTTCGAGCCACTGCAGGGGAGTCGACAAAGGGCCTTAGAAAATTGCAGCAGCATGTCCTCCAGGATTTGATGAAAGCTGAGATGAAGTTGAAGAGCGCAGATCAAGGCAAAATGGTAATGAGGAACTGTCTGGCATCCATTAGGGCACTCGTCATTCTAGATGATGTCAGCGACGAGAAACAGGTTGATGCTCTGGTGGGGGATTGGTATGGACAAGGTAGCAGAATCATTATTACAAGTCGAGATAAAAGTATCTTGGAGGCTGGACAAGTAGATGCTATTTACCATATGAATGGCCTGGATATAGAAGAGAGCACACAGTTGTTCAGCTGGCATGCCTTTCTCAGAGCCTGCCCTGACAAGGGCTATAAAGATATGACAGAGAGAATCGTAAAAGCTTGTAGGGGTCTCCCTCTGTCCTTGGAAATTATAGGCGCGCATCTATATGGTAAAAGGAACATTAGATATTGGAGTGACGCCTTGACCAAAATTGAAAATGTTGAGTACGAAAAAATTTATCAGACCCTGAAAATCAGTTATGATGCGCTTCCTGTGCAAGAGAAGCGGATTTTCTTAGACATTGCCTGCTTTTTTATCACACTCAAGCTCCAGGATGGCATCTTCTCAAGCAAGCGGGCTTACAACATGGATTTCTATATTAAATTTTGGGGTGTTCTAGGGTGCAGGGCTGTGTACACCAGTCTTCAAAATCTTGAAGGGAAGTCACTCATAGTAATACAGGAGCATAAATACAATGAATCTGAAGACGAAGATCAAAATGATGAACTTGGTCCCTATTTTTGTGAATTCAGCATGCATAATCAAATAAGAGACTTGGGCAGAAGAATGGTTGAAGAGGAATCATGGGACGATCCAGCTCAACGTAGTAGAGTATGGCGTGAGGAGGATATATTCAATGTCTTGGCTCGCAAAGAG GAAATGTCAAGTGTTAGAGGGGTCATGTGGAAAAGATACTTGGAGCTTCAGGGCATAGATTCTCTGCAAGCCATGCATAATTTGGAATTCATGCTTTGGTGGGATTTACATCTGAGAACTCAAATAACAATATTTCCTCTGAATCTGCGATACCTTGTCCTTTCCAATTGTCAATTGGAAGAATGCGAACCATGTCTGGAG ATGCCTGAAACAGAGAGTGATAGTGACAGTAACGGATCATCTTTATTTTCTACTGTTTTGCCTAAATCTATAGCCCAACTCAAACTTCTACGCTACCTTGATCTGAGTCGCACTAAACAGTCTTGTCTCCCAAAAGAATTTGGAGAGCTCCTCTACTTGGAAGAGCTATATTTGTTTTCCTGCTGTTTAGAAGCTTTACCTCAAACTTTTGGAAATCTGGTCAACCTAAATACCCTTGACATTAGCAACAATTTGTTGTCAAaaattccatcaagtttcaaatatCTGAAATCTTTAGCGTATCTTAAGGCAGCCAGAAATAGTGAACTTGTAGAACTGCTCTGTCTCCCCAGAGGTATTATTAATCTCAACGTTAAACAATGTTTAAAACTGGAAAAGTTCTCCATAATGTCTTCTATGCCAAAGTTGGATGCTCTTGATCTCTCTCACTGCCACAGTCTTGCTCAAATATCATCATTAGATTTAGCAGAATCTTTAAAAAGACTCAAACTAGATGGATGTAAGAAACTTGTGGACTTGACTGATCTTCCAGAAGGTCTCATTTGTTTAGACATCTCTGGTTGTTCACAACTGCAGAAATTCTCTAGTGTGactcaagtcaaaaggttgaatgttatgatttttgaggaaaaCCCTGGTATTTGTAAATCCATGGAACCCTGTGACTATGATTGTCTGCCAAGCCCAAGACCACATATTGAGCATTTTCTTGCTCCCAAGATCAAATCGCTGCAAAGGCTATGCATGGCAGACTGTGACAGCTTTGatataaatatttatcatttactTAAG GAACTTCCTTATTTAGAGCAACTGGAGGTTTCGGGATCCCCTGCAGATGAATTACCCACAGAAATGTATCCCCTGGTAGGTGGGCTAAGCGTTCCAGTGCAAAGGGAAACAAGATGTGAAGCCATCTTattttgctttgttctatgcagcAAAGAGAATGTCCGTGTGCCAGAGATGCGCGTGGAAACGACCATGTTGACAGCAGATACTAACTGTTCAccttttaaaaattttaaacttccATCATATTCCGTCGCAAACGACAAAGAGAAAAATATCCTTCGAATATGTGTTTATAAAGGGGCAACTAGATTCAAGTTTGTTACAGGAGATGTTATCAGCTGCTCATTTACAGTACCAGAACAATTTGCACAGCAGGGGAGTTTAGTAAGGCATATTGAACTTCtctatctggaaggagagaaagaAGATATGAATTCTCAGAATGCTACCCGATTTTTGCATCAGTGGAAATTGAATGTATCTTAG